A portion of the Lampris incognitus isolate fLamInc1 chromosome 9, fLamInc1.hap2, whole genome shotgun sequence genome contains these proteins:
- the pnrc2 gene encoding proline-rich nuclear receptor coactivator 2, with translation MGGGERYNIPVSHPERPVPKKNHQLGRAKQRGRDQNGSTAASAGVAGGLHHHGHRRNDKGAAYRWSPEARQAASAEKKNTSVRFATNYDQNWEGAVSHLDTLLATQGSPSYAGPKFSEPPSPSVLPKPPSHWVSFPIGSCDNREMMAFQLKSLLKVQA, from the coding sequence ATGGGAGGTGGAGAGAGGTACAACATTCCAGTTTCCCACCCTGAGCGCCCTGTGCCCAAGAAGAACCATCAACTTGGACGGGCCAAGCAGAGGGGCCGAGATCAAAACGGGTCAACAGCAGCGTCTGCCGGAGTGGCGGGAGGCCTTCACCACCACGGCCACCGCAGGAATGACAAGGGCGCAGCCTACCGCTGGTCTCCAGAGGCGCGGCAGGCCGCGTCTGCTGAGAAAAAGAATACTTCTGTCCGTTTTGCCACCAACTACGACCAGAATTGGGAGGGTGCTGTGTCCCACCTAGACACTCTCTTGGCTACCCAGGGTAGTCCAAGCTATGCGGGGCCTAAGTTCAGCGAGCCACCCTCGCCAAGCGTGTTGCCCAAGCCCCCGAGCCACTGGGTGTCCTTTCCCATAGGTTCCTGTGACAACAGGGAGATGATGGCCTTCCAGCTCAAGAGCCTCCTCAAGGTGCAGGCCTGA
- the srsf10a gene encoding serine/arginine-rich splicing factor 10, translating to MARYLRPPNTSLFVRNISDESRPEDLRREFGRYGPIVDVYIPLDFYTRRPRGFSYIQFEDVRDAEDALHNLDRKWVCGRQIEIQFAQGDRKTPNQMKSKERHSPRSFSRYDDGDRDGRHRRSRSRSYGRHRSRSPSYERRPRRSESPRESRSYGRHRRSRSRENERSRGVPREHHRTHRGPGSHSRSTSRTPSPSRSRPKGRKSRSRSPSPAEDLNPSSSSQKQSMGRSPSRSFSRSVSRSRSRSWAGRKSGGH from the exons GCCAGAGGATTTACGACGTGAGTTTGGTCGTTATGGGCCTATTGTAGATGTCTACATACCACTTGACTTCTATACGCGACGACCAAGAGGATTTTCCTACATTCA GTTTGAGGATGTCCGGGACGCCGAGGACGCTCTTCACAACCTGGACCGCAAGTGGGTGTGCGGACGCCAGATTGAAATCCAGTTCGCCCAGGGAGACCGCAAGA CTCCCAACCAGATGAAGTCAAAGGAGCGCCACTCCCCTCGCAGTTTCTCCCGGTACGACGATGGCGATCGAGATGGTCGTCACCGACGCTCTCGCAGCCGCAGCTACGGCCGCCACAGGTCCCGCAGCCCCTCATATGAACGCCGCCCTCGGAGGTCTGAGAGTCCCAGAGA GTCTCGATCATATGGCCGACACAGGCGGAGCAGAAGCCGTGAAAATGAAAG GTCCAGAGGCGTTCCTCGTGAACACCACAGGACACACCGTGGCCCGGGGTCCCACAGCCGCTCAACCTCCCGCACCCCATCCCCTTCAAGATCCAGGCCTAAAGGTAGAAAGAGCCGGTCCAGGTCCCCCAGCCCGGCGGAGGACTTAAACCCCTCCTCCAGTTCTCAGAAACAGTCCATGGGGCGCTCTCCATCACGCTCCTTCTCTCGATCCGTGTCTCGCTCACGCTCCAGGTCTTGGGCTGGCCGCAAGTCCGGAGGCCACTAA